DNA from Gemella massiliensis:
CTAAAAAGAATAAAAGAAATAATCCGGATCGTATTGAACTTAAAAAATACTGTCCAAGATTAAAAAAAGTGACTTTACACAGAGAAACTAAATAATAAAGTTAGAAAAGCCTTAAAGTATAAACGTTTAAGGCTTTTTGTTTTATACTCTATGCCCAAATTTCTGGGCATATGCCGGTTTTTTTAAAGGTTTATTTTTTCTTACTATCTAATAAAGCTTAACTAGTTGCCTTATTTATTAGTTATCACTTAACTAATATTCACTATTCTCCAAATACTTTTTTATAGTCTTGTTTGAATTTTTCTATACCGATTTCTGTTAATGGATGAGCAATCATCTGTTTTATTACTTTATATGGTACTGTGGCAATATCACAGCCAAGTTTTGCACACTCGACTACATGAATCGGATTACGAA
Protein-coding regions in this window:
- the rpmG gene encoding 50S ribosomal protein L33 — encoded protein: MRVNVTLACTECGDRNYITKKNKRNNPDRIELKKYCPRLKKVTLHRETK